Proteins encoded within one genomic window of Panacibacter microcysteis:
- a CDS encoding mandelate racemase/muconate lactonizing enzyme family protein produces the protein MTPSEKYLQKLGLKEQPATGDDSATELPEQKENDNPRRSFLKKSALGGIALGGAFMFSPIEDIVAQSTQSVKRYSSPSDLKITDMRYCVTTVLGRTAIIRIDTNQGIYGLGEVRDGADERYALMLKSRLLGQNPCNVEQLFKSIRQFGGQSRQAGGVCGVEMALWDIVGKAYNVPAWQLLGGRYRDKIRLYADTPEADSPEEQKKLMNYRINDQGYTWLKMDLSIGELKGKPGTLVNDQFWKNDKGDLQQWGDLKDYMSYGNTAHPFTQIQITDKGLDELARLVDNVRSMLGYGIPLSTDHYGHFDVNNGIRLGKKIEPYRLAWLEDVISWEYTDQWKTLSDALETPCLTGEDIYLLKYFKPLIDSRAVDIVHPDLASSGGLLETKRIGDYAEENGIAMAMHQAGTPVSFMASVHCAAATQNFLALEHHSIDLPWWEDLVKTTDGRKLITKGYANLPLTAPGLGIELNDEVVKQHLHAKDKSYFEPTPQWDDKRSHDRIFS, from the coding sequence TTTTTAAAGAAATCTGCACTCGGTGGCATAGCACTGGGCGGCGCGTTTATGTTTTCTCCTATTGAAGACATTGTAGCGCAAAGTACGCAAAGCGTAAAGCGTTACTCCTCACCGTCAGATCTTAAGATTACAGACATGCGTTATTGTGTTACAACCGTCCTCGGCAGAACAGCCATTATTCGCATAGATACCAACCAGGGCATTTACGGTTTGGGAGAAGTGCGCGATGGCGCAGATGAACGGTATGCGCTTATGCTGAAAAGCAGGCTGCTGGGTCAAAACCCGTGCAATGTGGAACAGCTCTTCAAATCCATCAGGCAGTTTGGCGGACAAAGCAGGCAGGCCGGCGGTGTATGTGGTGTGGAAATGGCACTGTGGGATATTGTTGGCAAGGCATACAACGTACCTGCATGGCAGTTGCTGGGTGGCAGGTACCGCGATAAAATAAGGCTGTATGCAGATACACCGGAAGCAGACTCACCGGAAGAACAAAAGAAACTTATGAATTACCGCATCAATGACCAGGGTTATACATGGCTGAAAATGGACCTTAGCATTGGTGAGCTGAAAGGTAAGCCAGGCACATTGGTGAACGACCAGTTCTGGAAAAACGACAAAGGAGACCTGCAGCAATGGGGAGACCTGAAAGATTATATGTCTTATGGCAATACTGCGCATCCTTTTACACAAATACAGATTACAGATAAGGGACTGGATGAGCTTGCCCGGCTGGTGGACAATGTAAGAAGCATGCTGGGGTACGGCATACCTTTATCTACAGACCATTACGGCCACTTTGATGTAAACAACGGCATAAGGCTTGGTAAAAAAATAGAGCCATACAGGCTTGCATGGCTGGAGGATGTAATATCATGGGAGTATACTGACCAGTGGAAAACACTGTCTGATGCGCTGGAAACACCCTGCCTGACGGGCGAAGATATCTACCTGCTGAAGTATTTTAAACCACTGATCGACAGCCGTGCAGTAGACATTGTACACCCTGATCTTGCCTCATCAGGTGGTTTGCTTGAAACAAAACGCATTGGTGATTATGCCGAAGAAAATGGTATTGCAATGGCCATGCACCAGGCCGGCACACCTGTTTCATTTATGGCATCGGTACATTGCGCTGCTGCAACTCAAAATTTCCTTGCACTGGAACATCACTCCATCGACCTGCCATGGTGGGAGGATCTGGTAAAGACAACGGATGGAAGAAAGCTGATTACAAAAGGATATGCCAACCTGCCGTTGACTGCGCCCGGTCTTGGTATTGAACTGAATGATGAAGTGGTGAAACAGCATTTACATGCCAAAGACAAGAGTTATTTTGAGCCAACCCCACAGTGGGATGACAAACGATCTCACGACAGGATCTTTAGCTAG